In Chloroflexota bacterium, a genomic segment contains:
- a CDS encoding TIGR00730 family Rossman fold protein, whose amino-acid sequence MPQGYEINDLAKEESWRMFRIIGEMVEGFDTLSGVEPAVTIWGSARLKSDDELYAQTEDIARRLGELGFSIITGGGPGVMEAANKGAHQAGVTSVGLNIVLPEEQACNRYSTKTITFHHFFIRKVMLVKYAIAFVIMPGGLGTLDELTEVLTLMQTHKIRPMPVILFNGEYWKGFLDWLRQTVLARNFITEGDFNLLRVCDRPEDVVETVQRWYIKQEVVGRKAIFVR is encoded by the coding sequence ATGCCACAAGGTTATGAAATAAACGATCTGGCCAAGGAGGAATCCTGGCGCATGTTCCGGATCATAGGGGAGATGGTGGAGGGATTTGATACACTTTCAGGTGTAGAGCCAGCGGTGACTATATGGGGTTCAGCGAGGCTCAAGTCGGATGATGAGCTGTATGCACAGACAGAAGACATTGCTCGTAGGCTGGGAGAGCTGGGCTTCTCAATTATCACTGGGGGCGGGCCGGGTGTGATGGAGGCGGCCAACAAGGGTGCTCACCAAGCAGGGGTGACATCGGTCGGGCTGAATATCGTCTTGCCAGAAGAACAGGCCTGTAATAGGTATTCCACCAAAACAATAACGTTCCATCATTTCTTTATCCGTAAGGTCATGCTGGTGAAGTATGCCATTGCCTTTGTTATCATGCCTGGCGGATTGGGCACGCTTGACGAGCTGACTGAGGTGTTGACCCTGATGCAGACCCATAAGATAAGACCCATGCCGGTTATTCTATTCAATGGCGAATACTGGAAGGGATTCCTGGACTGGCTGCGCCAGACTGTTCTGGCGAGGAACTTTATCACCGAAGGAGACTTCAACTTGTTGAGGGTCTGTGATCGTCCTGAGGATGTAGTTGAGACCGTCCAGAGGTGGTACATAAAGCAAGAGGTTGTCGGCAGGAAGGCCATTTTTGTGAGATAA
- a CDS encoding DegV family protein → MRKVAICTDSTCCLPAGLVEKHSIRVVPLFIVSGGKTYRDGVDISPGEVYKIMRKGDDLPTTSTPSPGDFLDAYKELSQAAESVVCITLTGLQSELFETAMVARKMAEEGIPNTAIEVIDSRAVSGALGFIVLEAARAADRGADLSQVCNIARGMMKRVNFLAMVDTLTFLARTGRIGRATAWAGTLLNVKPVLEHSTSVGETAPFARPRSKSKAVELMLHTMTGRVGAATVHVMVHHADELEDGEKLKAEIGQKFKCAEIYLTEFTPGMGVHAGPGVLAISFYTDQSPDVNQRDRQQ, encoded by the coding sequence ATGAGAAAAGTCGCTATTTGTACTGACAGCACCTGTTGCTTACCAGCAGGGCTGGTGGAGAAGCATTCTATTCGAGTAGTACCGCTATTCATAGTCTCCGGCGGCAAGACATATCGTGATGGAGTTGATATCAGCCCTGGCGAGGTGTACAAGATCATGCGGAAGGGGGATGATCTCCCCACTACCTCAACCCCATCGCCAGGTGACTTCCTGGATGCCTACAAAGAGCTAAGCCAGGCAGCAGAATCGGTGGTTTGTATCACCCTCACTGGACTGCAAAGCGAGCTGTTTGAGACAGCAATGGTAGCCAGGAAGATGGCCGAGGAGGGAATACCCAACACAGCCATCGAAGTCATTGACAGTCGTGCTGTATCCGGCGCACTGGGGTTCATTGTTCTTGAGGCCGCTCGCGCTGCCGATCGGGGAGCCGACCTTAGCCAGGTATGCAATATTGCCCGCGGAATGATGAAGAGGGTCAACTTCCTTGCAATGGTGGACACGCTCACCTTCCTAGCCAGGACCGGCCGCATTGGCAGGGCCACAGCCTGGGCCGGGACACTGTTGAATGTGAAGCCTGTTCTCGAGCATTCTACCTCTGTAGGAGAAACAGCGCCCTTTGCCAGGCCGAGGAGCAAGTCCAAGGCTGTCGAGTTGATGCTGCACACAATGACAGGGCGGGTGGGTGCTGCCACAGTGCACGTCATGGTGCACCACGCTGACGAACTGGAAGACGGAGAGAAGCTGAAGGCCGAGATTGGCCAGAAGTTCAAATGCGCCGAAATTTATCTCACCGAGTTCACACCAGGCATGGGCGTTCACGCTGGCCCCGGGGTTCTGGCTATCTCCTTCTACACTGACCAAAGCCCCGATGTAAATCAGCGAGATCGCCAGCAGTAG
- a CDS encoding NADH:flavin oxidoreductase: MAQAAVESRKAFTPGKIGDLQLRNRIIRAGCFEGMCQEGSCSDKLIEHHRAVAKGGAAMTTVAYCSVAQEGRAFGHEMWMRKEILPDLKRLTDAVHKEGAAVSIQLGHCGYFASKADTGYQPVGPSRKFNLFRLSFPRVMNEDDIKAVRENFAQAAILAKEAGFNAIEIHSGHGYLLSQFLSPYTNQRRDTYGGSLENRLRFPASVVRRVREAVGPGFPIMVKMNLTDGIKGGLEVEDAVVIAKRFESEGASALVPSCGFTAKTPLMMLRGNVPTMEMVAVQKSWTKKIGLLLFGRFMVQQYEYNDLFLMQDALKIRKAVKIPVVLIGGVCSVEDLQTAMTAGFDFVEIGRAIIKDPDIVNKWQKGQALVSDCDHCNRCIAEMDKGGVECVCNTKGPLTKKRKGVGPQYRA; the protein is encoded by the coding sequence ATGGCACAAGCTGCAGTGGAATCGCGTAAAGCTTTTACTCCAGGGAAGATCGGTGATCTCCAGTTGCGTAACCGTATTATCAGAGCCGGCTGCTTTGAAGGTATGTGTCAGGAGGGTAGCTGCTCCGATAAGCTGATAGAGCATCACCGGGCAGTGGCCAAAGGCGGTGCTGCTATGACCACGGTGGCTTATTGCTCCGTAGCCCAGGAGGGCCGTGCCTTCGGGCATGAGATGTGGATGCGGAAGGAAATCCTGCCCGATCTGAAAAGGTTGACTGATGCGGTACACAAAGAGGGGGCTGCTGTCTCCATTCAGTTGGGACATTGCGGTTACTTCGCCAGCAAGGCCGACACTGGCTACCAGCCGGTGGGCCCCTCCCGTAAGTTCAACCTCTTCCGTCTCAGCTTTCCACGGGTAATGAACGAGGATGATATCAAAGCAGTGAGGGAGAACTTCGCTCAGGCAGCCATCCTGGCCAAAGAGGCAGGGTTCAATGCTATCGAAATCCATTCCGGACATGGTTACCTGCTGAGTCAGTTCCTCTCCCCGTACACCAATCAGAGAAGGGATACCTATGGCGGATCCCTGGAGAACCGCCTGCGCTTCCCTGCTTCGGTGGTAAGGCGTGTTAGAGAGGCTGTTGGGCCAGGCTTCCCGATTATGGTCAAGATGAACCTCACCGATGGGATCAAGGGTGGCCTGGAGGTCGAAGATGCCGTAGTGATAGCCAAGCGCTTCGAGTCTGAGGGAGCCAGCGCTCTGGTCCCCAGTTGCGGCTTCACCGCCAAGACCCCGTTGATGATGCTGCGGGGCAACGTGCCCACCATGGAGATGGTCGCTGTTCAGAAGAGCTGGACAAAGAAGATAGGCTTGCTCCTCTTCGGACGCTTTATGGTCCAGCAATATGAATACAACGATCTGTTCCTCATGCAGGATGCCCTGAAGATACGCAAGGCAGTGAAGATCCCGGTAGTGCTGATTGGAGGCGTCTGCTCTGTGGAAGACCTGCAGACGGCCATGACCGCAGGCTTCGACTTCGTGGAGATAGGCCGGGCCATAATCAAGGACCCGGACATTGTCAACAAGTGGCAGAAGGGGCAGGCACTGGTTTCAGACTGCGATCACTGCAACAGGTGTATTGCTGAGATGGACAAGGGCGGGGTGGAGTGCGTGTGCAATACCAAGGGCCCGCTCACCAAAAAGAGGAAAGGGGTGGGACCTCAATATCGGGCATAA
- a CDS encoding CoA-binding protein, with protein MGERITDSFFYHTSVAIAGASIPYNIGHAFVDCLLASGFKGKIYPLNPNGGEILGLKVYRSIKDIPGKVDYVISCIPARFTPQLVQESAEKGAKIVSFFTAGYSESGRQEGEELEEELLRVASASGVRLLGPNCLGLYCPKIGLSFASDFPKESGNVGFISQSGGNAIYLIRAAGQRGVRFSRAISYGNASDVDECDLLEYLAADDETRLVAAYIEGVKDGRRFHRILKKLAAMKPVVILKGGYTKAGAVAAASHTGSLAGSDETWESLLEQTGAVRVYNLDEMADMLVTFSYMGVPRGRSMAVCGSNGGFTVLTADEYISAGFDLPRLTSSEQQKIAHQVSKFSSTDAGMILRNPFDITNVGSGEGQYAIMRSLAINARFSVLVAQVSISNSGWPHAGSPFKFWPDMFLCAFFRVHREVKKPVAVIIHGVITEVDCARSVELQRRCIEAGLPVYDSIPRAARAMDRFLRYHEKQPG; from the coding sequence ATGGGTGAGCGGATAACTGACTCCTTTTTCTATCACACCTCGGTTGCCATTGCCGGAGCTTCCATCCCATATAATATCGGGCATGCCTTTGTTGATTGCCTGCTCGCCTCCGGCTTCAAGGGCAAGATATATCCACTCAATCCCAATGGCGGCGAGATCCTGGGTCTGAAGGTCTATCGCAGCATCAAGGATATTCCTGGGAAGGTGGACTATGTTATCTCCTGCATACCCGCGCGCTTCACGCCTCAATTGGTCCAAGAGAGCGCGGAAAAGGGGGCTAAGATAGTATCTTTCTTTACTGCGGGCTACTCTGAAAGCGGCAGGCAAGAAGGGGAGGAGCTGGAAGAGGAACTGCTGCGGGTGGCCAGTGCCAGCGGTGTTCGTCTCCTTGGTCCCAACTGTCTCGGTCTTTACTGTCCCAAGATAGGCCTCTCCTTTGCCTCCGATTTTCCAAAAGAGAGCGGGAATGTAGGTTTTATAAGCCAGAGCGGGGGCAATGCCATCTATTTGATTCGGGCCGCCGGCCAGAGAGGTGTCCGCTTCAGCAGGGCTATTTCCTATGGAAACGCCTCTGATGTTGATGAGTGTGATCTGCTGGAATACCTTGCTGCAGATGACGAAACCAGGTTGGTTGCTGCCTATATTGAGGGGGTCAAAGATGGCCGCCGGTTCCACAGAATTCTGAAGAAGCTGGCAGCTATGAAGCCGGTGGTGATCCTCAAGGGTGGCTATACCAAAGCAGGGGCGGTGGCAGCGGCCTCCCATACCGGCTCTCTGGCGGGGTCTGACGAGACCTGGGAGTCCCTCTTAGAGCAGACCGGAGCGGTTCGGGTTTACAACCTGGATGAGATGGCTGATATGCTGGTGACTTTCTCATACATGGGTGTGCCTCGGGGAAGGAGCATGGCCGTATGCGGCAGCAACGGCGGGTTTACCGTGCTGACTGCTGATGAGTATATTAGTGCCGGCTTTGATTTACCCCGGCTGACATCGAGTGAGCAACAGAAGATCGCCCACCAGGTGAGCAAGTTCTCCAGTACTGATGCCGGTATGATCCTTAGAAACCCGTTTGATATTACCAACGTGGGATCAGGCGAGGGCCAGTACGCTATCATGCGGAGTCTGGCTATCAACGCTCGTTTTAGTGTTCTGGTGGCGCAGGTCAGTATCAGCAATTCCGGGTGGCCCCATGCGGGCTCCCCTTTCAAGTTCTGGCCTGATATGTTTCTCTGTGCCTTTTTCAGGGTTCATCGCGAGGTGAAGAAACCTGTGGCTGTGATAATCCACGGCGTTATCACGGAAGTGGATTGTGCAAGGTCAGTCGAGTTACAACGGAGATGCATTGAGGCAGGGCTGCCTGTTTACGACTCGATACCACGGGCGGCCAGGGCGATGGACCGCTTCCTGCGTTATCACGAAAAGCAGCCGGGGTAA
- a CDS encoding NifU family protein, which translates to MREKVQKVIDRLKPAFASTEVTLLSVKDGVVRVQIFAPGCHGGPPKEAALAILEEELKEDMPEIKEIIADN; encoded by the coding sequence ATGCGCGAAAAGGTGCAGAAGGTCATCGACAGACTGAAACCAGCCTTTGCAAGTACTGAAGTGACCCTGCTGAGTGTCAAGGACGGTGTGGTCAGGGTACAGATTTTTGCGCCAGGGTGCCACGGGGGCCCGCCCAAAGAGGCGGCATTGGCCATACTGGAAGAGGAATTAAAGGAGGACATGCCTGAGATTAAGGAGATTATCGCCGATAATTGA